A genomic stretch from Alteribacter keqinensis includes:
- a CDS encoding tripartite tricarboxylate transporter permease: protein MDFEVMLQGFVNALSWQNIIVIVLATTLGVVIGSMPGLSAAMGVALLIPMTFTMDPATGLIMLIGIYCGAIFGGSISAILISTPGTPAASATLIEGYEMTKKGQGGKALKTAAVASFTGAMVSAVALYGFAPLLAQLSLRFGPAEYFWLAVFGLTIIAGVSTGSMLKGLLAGAFGLVLAMIGLDPITGMPRFTFGMNELISGIPFTPALIGLFAMSQVLIMAEKRMKNTGITNQVKDNSTITWGEIKKMKTTLGRSSIIGTIIGLLPGAGATIAAFVGYNEAKRFSKNKDEFGKGAQEGVAGAEAANNSVTGSSLIPTLTLGIPGESVTAVLLGGLVIHGLQPGPDLFTVHANTTYTFLAGFVFVNVVMLLLGLYGARYFVGVTKIPDGALIPIIFTLSVIGSYAIHNNFFDVILMFIFGLIGYFFRKFTLNSASIVLALILGILAESGFRRTLVISGNDPLALVASPISIVLIVLTVLSLFSPIVMNKFTKSAT from the coding sequence ATGGATTTTGAAGTAATGCTGCAAGGGTTTGTAAATGCCCTCAGCTGGCAGAATATTATCGTGATTGTTTTAGCAACAACCTTAGGGGTCGTAATCGGTTCCATGCCGGGTCTTTCTGCGGCAATGGGTGTGGCACTCCTTATTCCAATGACCTTCACAATGGATCCTGCAACAGGATTGATTATGCTGATCGGAATATACTGCGGTGCTATTTTTGGGGGATCGATTTCTGCAATTCTGATCAGTACTCCTGGTACTCCGGCGGCATCAGCTACCTTAATTGAAGGATATGAAATGACGAAGAAGGGACAGGGAGGGAAGGCCCTTAAGACAGCTGCCGTTGCCTCATTTACTGGCGCTATGGTGAGTGCAGTAGCACTTTATGGATTTGCGCCGCTTCTGGCTCAGCTTTCTCTTCGCTTTGGACCCGCTGAATATTTCTGGTTAGCTGTATTTGGACTTACAATTATCGCGGGTGTAAGTACGGGCTCTATGCTGAAAGGGTTATTGGCAGGTGCTTTTGGTCTGGTTCTTGCCATGATTGGTCTTGATCCGATTACCGGCATGCCTCGGTTTACCTTTGGGATGAACGAATTGATCTCCGGGATTCCATTTACTCCAGCTCTTATCGGACTTTTCGCTATGTCACAAGTACTGATTATGGCTGAGAAAAGGATGAAAAATACCGGGATCACAAACCAGGTTAAGGACAATTCCACCATCACCTGGGGAGAAATAAAGAAGATGAAAACAACCCTGGGGCGTTCGTCCATCATTGGTACAATTATCGGTCTGCTGCCCGGGGCCGGGGCTACCATTGCGGCTTTCGTTGGGTATAACGAGGCGAAGCGCTTTTCAAAAAACAAAGATGAGTTTGGGAAAGGGGCTCAGGAAGGGGTTGCCGGTGCAGAAGCAGCCAACAACAGTGTAACTGGTTCCTCTTTAATACCCACATTAACTCTTGGTATTCCTGGTGAAAGTGTAACAGCCGTACTGTTAGGGGGACTTGTGATTCACGGTCTTCAGCCAGGTCCTGATTTGTTTACGGTTCACGCAAATACAACTTATACTTTCTTAGCCGGTTTTGTTTTTGTTAACGTTGTCATGCTTCTTCTCGGGTTATATGGAGCAAGATATTTTGTTGGTGTAACGAAGATTCCTGATGGTGCTCTGATTCCAATTATCTTTACCCTGAGTGTGATTGGTTCTTATGCAATTCATAATAACTTCTTTGACGTCATACTTATGTTTATCTTCGGTTTGATTGGTTATTTCTTCAGGAAATTCACCCTCAATTCAGCATCTATTGTACTTGCATTGATTCTTGGTATTCTTGCTGAATCAGGTTTCAGGCGTACATTGGTTATCTCGGGTAATGACCCTCTGGCCCTTGTGGCAAGTCCGATAAGTATTGTTCTAATTGTTTTGACAGTACTTTCATTATTTTCACCGATTGTAATGAATAAGTTTACGAAATCAGCAACGTAA
- a CDS encoding phosphate signaling complex PhoU family protein, giving the protein MAPIMKNFSYEMNKVHDRLLVLAEMTEGQFALTQSVVAHGATHVNKVKKLDRDIDEKYEEIQEGILNMFIIQTPLPNEIKALTTIMRMSGELERIGDQMVNMMASCEHLNHKDSRSYATTVIEMLGHAGRMHEMCTSILKIYDEEKATTIIETDRLVDQAFHHFRTELPQLIQEHPQYIEDFMQYFLISRYIERAADHIVNIVKRINLIT; this is encoded by the coding sequence ATGGCACCGATAATGAAGAATTTTTCATATGAAATGAACAAAGTGCACGACCGTCTGCTCGTTCTTGCCGAGATGACAGAGGGACAATTCGCGCTGACTCAAAGCGTAGTTGCTCACGGAGCGACGCATGTTAATAAAGTGAAAAAGCTGGATCGTGATATTGATGAAAAATATGAGGAGATTCAAGAGGGTATTCTCAATATGTTTATCATTCAGACTCCTTTACCGAATGAAATAAAAGCACTGACGACAATCATGCGAATGTCCGGGGAGTTGGAAAGAATAGGCGACCAGATGGTCAATATGATGGCTTCATGTGAACATTTGAACCATAAAGATTCAAGGTCCTATGCAACAACGGTGATTGAGATGCTTGGTCATGCCGGCCGCATGCACGAAATGTGTACGTCCATACTCAAAATATATGATGAGGAAAAGGCAACAACCATTATTGAAACAGACAGACTTGTTGATCAGGCTTTCCACCATTTCCGAACTGAGCTTCCCCAGCTGATACAGGAACACCCACAATATATAGAAGATTTTATGCAGTATTTTTTAATAAGCCGATACATTGAAAGGGCGGCTGATCATATCGTTAACATTGTAAAACGAATTAACTTAATTACGTGA
- a CDS encoding Na/Pi cotransporter family protein, with product MDLIQIILGVIGGLGIFLYGMHLASDGLKQSASKQLKSFLKRVTKNQVYGSGAGMVLAAVLQSSSAATVMVVGFVNAGLMTLRQSMGVVLGSAIGTTLTVQLIAFKVTDYALVFVSLGVLMFLIAKTQTIQHVGNIILGFGFVFFGMALMTNAMIPVQQSPEFMNWFVSATSNPIITILIATAFTAIIQNSAATIAIAMTLAVGGSMSMETAIAIVYGANIGTVITALISSLNASKDAQRTAVAHALFKIIGVLVFIPATFLFIQVLQTMGGSVERQIANAHTLFNIVNLLILLPFCNLFADWMTKLIKDKKSVDDFKYLDKNSLNFPTVALLNTQKELQYMAEKISERMFQPLLPIYVEEGSAVRQQIQSEEKRIDHLYRGIYHYLQEITEKKLTDDESRESLQMLYVNNDLEGISDIINELSSLSIKLEGNDILLSEWEKESIQILFEDVFQNFQDAVECFSEKDHELATKVVHQNPAIIRLEKELRFKHFHTEGGPSSRVSSVYMDLLNGLLRINQHSVNISQTTLGMI from the coding sequence ATGGACTTAATACAAATTATTCTAGGCGTTATCGGCGGGCTTGGAATCTTCTTATATGGAATGCATCTGGCAAGTGATGGATTAAAACAGTCAGCTTCCAAACAGCTGAAATCATTTTTAAAACGAGTAACAAAAAACCAGGTATACGGTTCTGGGGCAGGGATGGTTTTGGCTGCTGTACTGCAATCATCGAGTGCGGCAACAGTAATGGTCGTTGGATTTGTGAATGCAGGTCTTATGACACTCCGCCAGTCGATGGGAGTAGTACTTGGTTCGGCTATTGGAACGACGCTGACCGTTCAGCTTATTGCCTTTAAGGTCACAGATTATGCTCTCGTATTTGTCAGTCTGGGAGTATTAATGTTTTTAATTGCAAAAACCCAAACGATACAGCACGTGGGGAACATTATTCTGGGATTTGGTTTTGTGTTCTTTGGAATGGCACTCATGACAAATGCCATGATTCCTGTCCAGCAAAGTCCCGAGTTTATGAACTGGTTTGTTTCTGCTACAAGTAACCCTATTATTACTATTTTAATTGCTACTGCGTTTACTGCTATTATTCAAAACAGTGCTGCTACTATTGCTATTGCTATGACCCTTGCCGTTGGTGGGTCCATGAGTATGGAAACAGCCATTGCTATTGTCTACGGAGCCAACATCGGTACCGTTATAACCGCGCTTATTTCAAGTTTAAATGCATCAAAGGATGCCCAACGGACGGCTGTAGCCCATGCTTTGTTTAAAATTATAGGAGTTCTTGTTTTTATCCCGGCTACATTCTTGTTTATTCAGGTCCTTCAAACAATGGGAGGCTCTGTAGAACGGCAGATTGCCAATGCTCACACGCTCTTCAACATTGTGAACTTATTGATCCTTCTTCCTTTCTGTAACTTGTTTGCAGACTGGATGACAAAGCTTATTAAGGATAAAAAATCAGTCGATGACTTCAAGTATCTTGATAAGAATAGTTTGAACTTCCCCACGGTTGCCCTTTTAAACACTCAAAAAGAGCTCCAGTATATGGCTGAAAAAATCAGTGAGCGCATGTTTCAGCCACTCCTGCCCATTTATGTAGAGGAAGGAAGTGCAGTAAGGCAGCAAATTCAAAGTGAAGAGAAAAGGATTGATCATTTATACAGAGGGATCTATCATTATCTTCAAGAGATTACAGAGAAAAAATTAACGGACGATGAGTCTCGTGAAAGTTTACAAATGTTATATGTGAATAATGACTTAGAAGGAATATCTGATATAATAAATGAACTATCTTCATTGTCGATTAAGCTCGAGGGGAACGATATTTTGTTGAGTGAATGGGAAAAAGAGTCCATCCAAATATTGTTTGAAGACGTTTTTCAGAATTTTCAGGATGCAGTTGAGTGCTTCTCAGAAAAAGATCACGAGCTGGCAACGAAGGTTGTTCATCAAAACCCTGCAATTATCCGACTGGAGAAAGAGCTTAGGTTTAAGCATTTTCATACAGAAGGAGGCCCGAGCAGCAGGGTAAGTTCTGTTTATATGGATCTGCTGAACGGCTTGCTGCGAATTAACCAGCACTCTGTTAATATCTCACAAACGACGTTAGGAATGATTTAA
- a CDS encoding tripartite tricarboxylate transporter TctB family protein: MRNTDRMVAVVFIVIGAVFFYQTLSFPEGAQMYPRFIIGIMVGLALLLLIQTFIKKPDTSYKKLFGHIHWKRFIGVLVFSFLYLILINQIGFFVTTVVYLVGTMVFLRATVKTIAIAVPSFVLVLYLIFSEFLNVPLPSGILV, encoded by the coding sequence GTGAGAAATACCGACCGAATGGTTGCTGTAGTATTTATCGTAATCGGAGCTGTTTTCTTTTATCAGACGTTGTCTTTTCCTGAAGGGGCACAAATGTACCCTCGGTTTATTATCGGTATCATGGTTGGACTGGCCTTATTATTGCTTATTCAAACTTTTATCAAAAAACCTGATACATCGTACAAAAAGCTTTTTGGCCATATTCACTGGAAGAGGTTCATCGGCGTTCTGGTATTTAGTTTTCTATATCTTATTTTAATCAATCAGATTGGTTTCTTTGTGACAACAGTTGTTTACTTAGTGGGGACGATGGTGTTTTTACGTGCAACAGTAAAGACAATTGCTATTGCAGTTCCATCCTTTGTACTCGTGCTGTACTTAATCTTCAGTGAGTTTTTAAATGTACCTCTTCCTTCGGGAATTTTGGTATAA